A stretch of DNA from Macadamia integrifolia cultivar HAES 741 unplaced genomic scaffold, SCU_Mint_v3 scaffold3312, whole genome shotgun sequence:
TTCTAGGGTGGATCTTAGAATATGTTTAGGCATTCGCCTAGtcaataggggagagagaaatcCCCCACAAGATTTAATGAAACCCTACAATTTTGGAGGCTGACATGTAATGACTTTTGGCCAACGTGCAACAAGAATTGGTGGGCACTAGCCGAAGGGCAAATGGCATCAAACGACCTCAACTAGAGCCAACATATATAAAATTGGCTCAAGATGACATCCTAGGTCTAATACGATTGAACCCATTACTTAAACCAAGATCGGTCTGTGGTCTTTGGACTAGTCTTGGTTCAATTTAGacatgattttttgttttgttgttattttttatttatttatttatttattttaagaattTAGACATATCAAAgcctattattatgtttttaaactatttttaatcaaattaaaacctCCTAAACTAGCTTAGGTACTTGGATTACTACCATGAACAAAGAAGAAGCCTCTTAGCTATAATTATAGTACCCCATCACATTCTAAGGAAATTCCATTTCATTGTCATATAACCCCTCTAGGGTGACCATAATGAGGTATGTGCACCAACTAAGCCATTATCTAGAGTAACATATCCATAGCAGGTGCAAGAGAAATATCTGAGGAAATGGGTTCACCTCCCATTGGGGAAGGCTTAAGGGACGTCATATATGCACAATCAAGCAAAATTTTTTGGGAAAGATCCCTTCTGTGAGGAAGTAGTGGCTTACTGAGGAGTTGAATATTCCATCTTGTAATTTTCCCACCTAATATCTGAGAGTTGAAATCTTCCAATGCCGTGTTAAAAGGGACCCCCTCGATCCTGTGGTGGATAAAATTAAAGCAAAATTAGCGGGCTAGAAAGGGAAGCTTCTCTCCATGACAAGTACAGTTGAGCTGGTCAAATCCGCCATATTTGGGATGCCCTTGCACAACTTTTCTATCTAATGGTGGCCTGCCACATTCATTAAATGTCTTGAAAAATGGATGCGGAATTTCATCTGGATAGGGGAGATGGACTCTTCCGAAGCCATTACTATTAAATGGGATCAGGTTTGCAAGCATAAGAAGGAGGGAGGCCTTGGCATAAAAAGGCTAAGGTATGTTAATAATGCCCTAATAGCTAAACTAACTTGGAAGATCAAGCATGAAGATTCTCATATGAGCAGGCTTATTAGAGCTAGATTTTTGTCTCGCTCTAGAAGACTTAAGAGGGCTTACAAATGCTCCTCTATTTGGCTAGGGGGTGAGAGAATGTGAAAGTTTGTTTCTGATAATGAACGATGGGAGCATCGATTTCTGGAGAGACAACTGGTTGGGTGCTAACTCCATATGGAAGCTGTCGGACTTGGGTGAGGATGTTATTCATAATCTCTCTCCATCTGTGGCTGACTTCATTGAGGATGGTCATTAGATGTTGCCTCATGTGGAATCAAAATTCTTAAAAGACACTTCCCAAAGAGTAAGGGATATAAATCTGCCATCGTTGGCTATGGAGGACCGATGTATGTGGAGCTTGGAGCCGatggttttttcacaattaaGTCATCCTTGAATGCGGTTAGGTCTTCTTGCTCTTTGGTTTCTTGGGCTGGTTTTGTTTGGAATAAGCTTATTCCGCCAAGGCTTTCTACCTTGGGATGGCCTTCGCTGAATGGGAAGCTGCCTTCTGATGATCGGATTCAGGCCAAAGGAACCAATTTCCTTCTAGATGTTATCTTTGTGGTATGTGCTCTGAGTCTTTCTCCGACCTATTACTTGAATGTTGCTTCTCAACTGATTCATGGAGGAAAGTAACATATTTATTTAATGTGGTTTGGTCAAGTAAAGCCTCAATGCTTGAACTGGTTGACTGGTGACGAAATAAGGGGAAAGGGTGGTCTTTGAAGTGGCTTGGCTGACCAGTATGATCTCCATGGTAGCTGCTATctggaatgaaagaaatctgaGGCGCTTCGAGGGAAAAATGAGAAGCTCATCTATGGTTCTTCGTGGCATTAAAGGGGAGACCAACTTCCTTTGTAGCAGGCAAAAGTTCTCTCTTAGGACTGTTGAGGATCTTAATCTTTGCAGAAGATTGCACCTTGAAAAATCTTCTCATATAGTCAGTCTATCTTGGAAGTTCATTGGTGCAAGCCTATTCAGTCATGGGTGAAGCTTAATGTATACGGGTACTCCCTTAGTAACCCAGGTCAAGCAAGTGGTGGAGGCATCTTTTGGGACCATGATGGTAGAATGATGCTTAGTTtcaagttttttattttgggtgttgaTACCAACTTTTCAGCAGAGATTTGGAGTGTTATCAAAGGTATCAAGCTTGCTCGAGATTTGAACATAAACCACTTGTGGATTGAGTCTGACTCCTCTGCGactgtctctctctttcatcaTATACTCATCCCTGGTTTGTGCTTTACGAGTGGAACCATCTTCTATCATTCCTTAATTGTATTGAGTGGAAGATTTCCCACTGCTTCAGAGAAGCTAACCCTATTGCCGACTTCCTAGCAAAGGCTGCGGCTTTGTCTAGGGTCTCTAGTAATGAGGTTTCCCTTCCTCCAATCATGTTAAATGAGTTGATCATGGACGAAGCGAGTCATCCTTGATATAGATTCAATCGATAGCTGTTGTGAGcatctgctaatggcaatgcccaAGGTGGAGGCTCACCTCTGGCTCTTGTATCATATTTTCCCCCTATTTCTCTTTTAATATAATCTGatattttagcaaaaaaaagatgCATGATTAAGTATATCAATAATATACTTTGATTGGGAGAGAAACAACCCTTGAGAgttaaaaaaaacctcaatgCCAACAAAATGTTAAAGAGGAGCAAGTTGTAGCTCCACAAGACACGGAGTCAATTACATACTTCTTTTACATACTTTCGTATTCTTTATGTGTTCTTTCACACAAACAAGTTAGGGAAGATTTTTACATGTTATATGAGATACTAGAGAgaatcaaattattttgaatatcCAGATAATGGTAAGCTAGTATATATATTCATTTTGATTAACTTGGCTAcaaaatttctctccttttttctcgACAATGCTTGGGTCAACTTTCTTTCCCACTTTTAAGGCTGGATCGAGTTTAGTCTTTACAATTTAATTCagcttaggctatgtttggttgtaaggggaattaaagggaagggaagtgaacttttcatacttaaaaaagaaatatatgtaatcattacccaaatgactttaacattaaatttaaatcattctatatttggttataaaatttcactttactttgcatccaaaaccctttgctgtaataggtaaaataaaaattacatgtaaaatatatcattactaaatatggttaaaaaatttaagtaatttatacaatcaaatgtggtaatgattataaaaatatctttttaaagtagaaaaatttcacttcctttccctttaaattcccattgcaatcaAACAGAGCCTTAACTTCTTTTTTGCCTGGTAAACTTCCAGCTTAACTCATCCTATATAGcttatgggagagggtttggGCATATTGCCACTTCCCTGGAGTTAGTAGCTCAATCAATAGGGGGGATGGGATGTGAGCAGGAGTGTAAGTTTAGCTCTGATGGTCCGAACTTTATTCTTATGGTTAGGTGTCTAGAATATCTATTAATTGTATATTGATTATTTGatctattgattttttttttttaatgtatttaaTACATATAGGAAAAATATGGACAATTAAGGCTAGTCCAATGACAAAAGGTAGTGCCAATTAAGGCCAACCCTGCCCAACCCTACCCaaatagggtcaattagggctggGTCAGTTTGGCATGGGCCCTGCAGGGTCTGGCCTAAGCATGAATCCGataggattgggttgggcttgggttaaCTTTTTGGGCTACGGTTGTAAGAAACCTGCCCTGTTTTACTCCTAGATGGGAGTGACATTGGGGTCATTTTctaacatgagagagagagagggagaaagatggatcaaaatcctctgcagtgagtggCAATGAGGATCCAATGGCTGGGAGGATCTTGGAATGCACCTCAACCATTGAATCCTCACTGCTACTCACCACCTTCCCACAGGTGATTTTGGTGCGAAATATATAATAAGGCTTTATTCATTTTAATGTGAagtattcaaaaaaaaaaaaaaaaaaaaaacccttcttaGTCACGCAAATAAATGTGTACATCCTATTatgtaaataactaaataaactAATGAAATAATAAGTCTTAGGCAGGATGTTTCTTTTTCGAAAAACATGAGATAAtacctgattttttttcctataacatTAGCACTGGGGAAAATTATATTTCAATATGCCTGAAGACGTTTCTACACCTTTTGGCCCTTGATTATATCAATGGAACCATTTTCATtgatgagaaaaggagaaatctTAATtacattgaaaaaataaataattttctcTTCCTCGAGCTTCTagccttccccctccccccccaaaaaaaaaataaaataaatgcattGTTGTATTCTTTAGTTCAAActaaagattttttctttttcaaagtaATTAATCTTGATTAAAAAATGTAAGTTGTCACTAGCAACCGATGCTCAAGTTCAAGTCTAAGTTTAGAtagaaactcaaatttttttCATCTCTATAGTAAGATCAGAAGGGTAAGGAATACTATCAGGATGGTTCAAAAACCTGAAGGGACAAAAATCTGTGATAGAGATGGAATAGCAAGCTACATGGTTGACTACTATGAAGGATTCCATAAACGATCTCCTGTTTCTGAACACTTAGAGCTGCTGGACTCCATTCCAACCCTGGTAGATGAGGTTGATCAGCTTAGCCTGGACGCTATTCCTGGTGTAgtggaaataaaaaaggatGTGTGGTTTCTCGACCCAGATAGTTCCCCAGATCCAAATGGTTTGTGGTGGCTAATGACTTTGCTCGTGCAGTTAAACATTTCTTCCTCAATGGAAAAATGGCTCCACGTATCAATTATAATTTTATAGCTTTAATTCCTAAAATAGATGGAGCTTCTTCTCTCGATAAATTCTAGCCTCTCtatatggggaattttttctgtaaagtTCTTCCTAAAATTCTAGCAACTAGAATGTCATATCTTTTGCCAAGGCTGATCTCTTTTAATGAGTAGGGTGCATTCGAAAGAGGGAGTGTGATTCATACCAACATTAGTTTGGCTTTTGAATTGGCTAATGTAATGTTCTCAGCCACTAAGGAGGAGGAATGGACATAAAGATTGATATTCAGAAGGCAGTTAACACCATCTCTTGAGATTTTATTCTTCATGTGCTGAGAAGGTTTGGAATTTTTGACAAATGGGTAAATTGGATATATCAAATTCTTAGCCCTTCAAAGATTTCAATTTTTCTAAATGGAGGTCTTGTGGGCTACTTTAATGTGGAGAGGTGATCCTGTGTCTCCAATCCTTTTCATTCTTGAGGAAGAGGTTCTCTGTAGAGCTCTGAGAAGTCTTGTATGCACATGAAAAATTAAATCGCTCCAGGGTCCTTGTGGTGAGTTGATGCCAGTTCACTTATTATTTGCTGATGATCTGTTTATCTTCATGAATGCATCTATAAAATATGTTAGGAATCTCGAAGATTATTTAAGGGAGTATTAGGAATTTTCCAGCTAGCATATTAATCTAGACAAAAGTAATTGTTTATAGGGAAAATTAGTTCCTCTCGGAGGCAAAATATTTTCTGAAGTTTTGggtattttatttataatttcccTAGAAAGTACCTTGGGGTAGAAATATTCAAAGGTAGAGTTAAAAAATAGTATTCAAAGGCAGAGTTAACAAACAGTTCTTGTTAACTGTTATGGACAACGTAAAGCAGCATACGCTGAGCTGGAAAGGGAAACTTCTTTTGATGGCTAGAAGAGTTCAGTTGGTGTGGTCTGTGGTTTTGGGTATGCttgttcataatttttttgtatCTTGGTGTCCAAATTCCCTCATCATTTTAATGGAtaaatggatgaggaatttcatttggactgAAGATGTGGATAGTGCAAAAGCAATGACTATTAAATGGGATCAGGCCTAGGGAGGAAGGAGGTTTGGGGATTCGTAAACTTTGGGATTTAAATAAATCCCTTCTTTGCAAACAAGTGTGGAACATTAAACATGGTGCCACAGGGGAATCATACAAGTCCTTTCTTGACTGGCATGGCCTAAGGAAAGTGTGGAATTTTGTTTCAAGGAGGAAGCGATGGATTGTGGGAAATGGGAGAGATATAAGACTCTGGAATGATAATTGGCTTGGTGATAAGTCTATCGCAGAGATTTATGGTCTTGATGCTGATCATTAGGAGCTCTACTATGAAGGTGGCGATATAAAACTGTTTTGATGTTGCTAGTTCTATTGTTTTGCCTGATTTTAATATAAAGGATAGATGTGTTTGGAGCTATACTTTCTCAGGATTTTTTTCCTCCTTCTTTGCTTGGAATGAGATTAGAAAGCATAATCCAAAGGTCCCATGGAGCTCTATGGTTTGGGGGAAATACTTGCAACCAAGGCAAGCAACCTTCGGTTGGCAGCTTATTCACAAAAAACTTCCCACTGATGATATTATTTCTGCCAAGACAGTTTTATtagtgtcaaaatgcagtttatGTGAGGAGGATTTTGAGACCTTTGATCACTTATTCATGATCTGCATGGGTCACAATGATAATAtggatgaaattcttggattGCTTTGGATTGTCATGGCCTCAAATTGCAGACTTCAACCTTCTAGTTCAATTGTGGCTAAGGAAGCGTAGGGTGATCTCTATGAAAGAACCTTGGTTCATGGGTTTGGTCATCGTGGCTGATAACTTATGGAAAGAAAGGAATGCACGCAGATATGAAGACAGAAAGCTTGATTGTTTTTGCATTTTTGAGAAGATTAGATGTGATTTCCTTTATGCAAAGGTCACCTTGCAACGATAGGTCAAGCGCCCAATAGACCTTATTTATTGTCGTCGTCTTGGCTTAAATATTGCTCCTAGTCGTACTCCTGTGATCCTAGAAAATTTTTGGTGCAAACCTATGATGGGATGGGCGAAGCTCAATATGGATGGAAGCTCTATTGGAAACCTTGAAAGGGTAGGGGCAGGTGGTATTATTCATGACAATAATGGAGCAGTTATGGGATCGTTCAAAGTTAGTAATCTTATTTGAACTCTATATCTTGGAAAATTTCGCATTGCTTTCGAGAGACAAATTGTATAGCTGATTTCTTAGCTAAGAAAGTGGCTAAATCAGGTACCTCAGAGAGAGATGTAACATTTCTCAATCATATAAGGGAAGAGATTAATCTTGATGCTCAGACTAGACCTAGGTACCATTTTGGTGTCTGCTGATTACAATGCCGAAGGTAACGTTTAAAAATcatgcttttttcttttgtgtaaatctttatttttctaaatgaattttttattcttctagcaaaaaaaaataaaaactgataTTCAAATTTATTTGATAATCATGGATTGGGGAATACAAAGTTCAAATAGTGGTTAGTAAAGTTTGCTACTTAATTGGAACTGATTACATTTAAATAATTGTGGATGCATACAATATGAAGGTTAGAGAATTGAGGATAAACATACATCAAtaagcaatgaaaaaaaaaaggaattaagtTAGAAATATCGAGGATGGAACAAGCAATTGAATTTGGGCAGAGAGATTGTCATTTATGTAGtgtattgatttcattgtaatATTTTCGAAGTATTTGTCAACCACCCTTGGTGGGGTTTATAAAGCTTAATTGCTATGCATTTCCCCCATCTTAAAGTTCAAGCGGGGTCTTGGCTTTATCTTTCGTAATAACGATGGGAACCCTATGCATGTTGCCTCCAGATAACTTAGTTGTCTTCTATTACTGTTGGTGAGGCAATGACGATTCAGACATCCTACAAGTTACTGGGGAGATTTGGGATCATCTTGTGATTGAGTTTGATAACAAGGTTCTAATCACTAATTTCAATGGTGAACACCTGTCTCATCCTATCTTAGTGGCACCTATCATCCAAGATATCATTCACATTGTATCTTATTTAGATTGACatgcttttgcttttgtttcaAGAGTGGGAAACAAATTGTTTCAAGGCTCGTTTCATTACATATAGGATAGTTTGACTTCTTTCCACTCCATAGTTTCTTGAAACTTATAAATTAAAGTCAATGTGTATTTGACATTCttatgttgaaaaaaaaaaatgcaagaggaTGACAAAATATTCTTTTTAATTCCCACACGGTGGTCCATTTAACAAATGACATGAATATCTACATCGcattccctttttctttggatAGGGAGAACACTGTCACACTACAATCACAATCCTGAAatacaataaatcaaaattttttttttttcaatctttttCTATCCATTATCAAGCtcacaaaacaaaataggagaaaggTAGTTCTCACCGTCAATCATGGAAAAATCCAATTCATTCCCACGAAACctagaaaggaaaagaaagaagttaTGCATAATTAAATACTGCCTCTTATTTTTCTCCCTCTGCATCTTGTACTTCTCTTTCTCCATAACAGAAAATGTGAGAATGAGAGGTCAGTTTGTATACGTAACTACCTCAACATGTGGGTCGCTCTTNNNNNNNNNNNNNNNNNNNNtttttttttttttttgtatacgTAACTACCTCAACATGTGGGTCGCTCTTCTTTAAAGTGAAGAGGAAGGACTCATGGACCCACTTATTTTTACCACATAACAATTTTTTGATGAGGGAAGAAAAtttctaaaaattaaataaataataatattctttgCTCAATATCAAGTTTCAACTCAATTGAAGTTGActtaatatcaaaataaaaacttaaaaaattaattttagaaAAAAGATTGTTTGAATAAACGACATGAAGGAGAAAATCAGTGAGCAGTTACGGAAAGATTTTATACATAAAAAAACTGTAAAATCATCCCATATtaagaggaaagagataaagagaggTTACTAAAGTACCCTCATCATAACTGTGGCTCAAGAGAACTTTTTCCCATAATATTTTCAAGTAATAAGTAAATCATTCGTAAGTACCATATAAATTGTCCATAAAACTTGTTGCCGACATTTCTTCTttacccaaattttttttcttattggttaAATTTGCAGATAAACAtttggaaacaaaagaaaacaaaagtcgGAGAAGAGCATGTGTACCCTACATGTGTGATAGTAATTCATGGCCGGATCCATAATTTACGCTTTAAGGTGGGTTAGCCCAAATTTCAACCTATGAGACCTAATCGGGCCCCACCCACATTTAATGGGACAAGAAAACAAGAACCAAATTAAATAGCATAATCAAGCCTGGCCTAAAACGACCTAGGTTTGAaaacgaagaaaaaaaattaggcaTCTCAATGACACGTGTCAGTCTGACAAAGCTCCAGTATCTATATAAATGGGCACCCCTGGTCCTCATAGTTTATGCAGTAAGAAGAAATTAAACCACAGATATGTCTCTGAGGAACCATCTCCTAGCGTTACTCCTCCTTGGAGTGGTGGCTCTCACCACTCCCACCACCTTAGCCGATTACCACAAGCGTCCCTTCTTTGCAAAGCCACCAACGCCTCTTCACAAGCCTCCTCCAATAGAGAAGCCACCCAGTCCAGTTTATAGTCCACCGGAGAAAGAGAAACCTCCACCAACTCCTGTGTACTCACCACCCAAGGGGGAGAAATCACCACCGAAGTACAAGCCACCAACTCCTGTTTACACTCCCCCCAAGGTGGAGAAACCACCACCAACTCCGGTGTACAAACCCCCTAAGGTGGAGAAACCACCACCACCCAAGGGCGAAAAACCAACAAGTCCTGTGTACACACCACCCAAGGGGGAGAAACCACCACCCAAGCACAAGGCAGGTCCTCCATACGGTCACCCTCCATACTACAAGCCTCCACCCCACGGCCACCCCAACTAAGTGACTTGTACTAGGTTACTTGACATGGGTAATCATAGATAGAATAAGAGGTACTGCCTTTGGTTTCTTACTAGTTGCTACT
This window harbors:
- the LOC122067996 gene encoding proline-rich extensin-like protein EPR1; its protein translation is MSLRNHLLALLLLGVVALTTPTTLADYHKRPFFAKPPTPLHKPPPIEKPPSPVYSPPEKEKPPPTPVYSPPKGEKSPPKYKPPTPVYTPPKVEKPPPTPVYKPPKVEKPPPPKGEKPTSPVYTPPKGEKPPPKHKAGPPYGHPPYYKPPPHGHPN